The Synechocystis sp. PCC 6714 genome includes the window TTTAACTTCAATTAAAATTTGTCGGGCAAAGTCATTTTCTCCCACCGCAGTAGAACAGGTTCCGTTGGGATTAGCTGGATTCAAAGTACTACTTTTTGTGCAAATATACTGGTCAACTTGGTAGGTATTGCCGTTTTGTTCGGGCAGATTGGTTAATACTGTTTTGCCCAACTTGGTGTTCAGCTCATCCATGGTTTGACTACGGAGGTCATTGATCAGGGTATTGGCCACT containing:
- a CDS encoding type II secretion system protein, with the translated sequence MAGGFTLTENLVSLIILSITLTVMLPAFMNFGLQNAKNRQLTGATAVANTLINDLRSQTMDELNTKLGKTVLTNLPEQNGNTYQVDQYICTKSSTLNPANPNGTCSTAVGENDFARQILIEVKAPHNANETIYRVQTVFARLRS